Sequence from the Xenorhabdus nematophila ATCC 19061 genome:
CATCAAATTATGGCCTCTTCTGATTTCCCTTATATTCAGGCATTACAGCAACGTGTGGGGAATTTTGATGAATTACAGACACTATTAGAAAATGCCGTTGTCGAAACGCCACCTGTTCTGGTGCGTGATGGTGGCGTGATTGCCACAGGCTATAATGCTGAATTGGATGAGTGGCGGGCATTGGCCGATGGTGCCAGCGATTATCTGGATCGGCTGGAGATCCGTGAACGCGAAAAACTCGGCATTGATACGTTGAAAGTGGGCTTCAATGCAGTGCATGGTTACTATATTCAAGTCAGCCGGGGACAAAGCCATTTAGTGCCAATCCATTATGTTCGCCGTCAAACACTAAAAAATGCAGAACGCTATATTATTCCTGAGTTAAAGGAGTATGAAGATAAAGTTCTGACTTCCAAAGGCAAAGCGCTTGCCATTGAAAAAGCACTGTATGAAGAGTTATTCGATTTGTTGCTGCCGCATCTGGCCGCATTGCAAACCAGTGCTGAAGCGCTGGCAGAACTGGATGTATTGGCAAACCTTGCTGAACGTGCTGAAACGCTGAATTATACCTGCCCGATTCTGACGGATAAGGTGGGTATCCAAATTACCGGCGGCCGACATCCTGTGGTTGAGCAAGTATTGAGTGAACCCTTTATTTCTAACCCATTGACACTCTCATTACAGCGTCGTTTGTTGATTATCACCGGCCCGAATATGGGCGGTAAAAGTACCTATATGCGTCAGACCGCATTAATTACGTTATTGGCCTATATTGGGAGTTTTGTTCCTGCCGAGAAAGCAATCATTGGCCCCGTGGATCGTATCTTTACCCGTGTGGGCGCTTCCGATGATCTGGCATCAGGCCGCTCCACATTTATGGTGGAGATGACCGAAACCGCCAATATTCTGCATAATGCCACTGAGCACAGCCTGGTGTTGATGGACGAGATAGGGCGCGGTACTTCGACTTATGATGGCTTATCTCTTGCCTGGGCGTGTGCTGAAAGTCTGGCTAACCGCATTAAAGCAATGACGCTGTTTGCGACTCACTATTTCGAACTGACAACCCTGCCTGAAAAACTGGAGGGGGTTGTCAATATTCATCTGGATGCTGTGGAGCATGGTGACACAATTGCTTTCATGCACAGCGTACAAGATGGTGCGGCAAGCAAAAGCTACGGGCTGGCGGTCGCCTCTTTGGCGGGTGTTCCCCGAGATGTGATTAAGCGCGCGCGGCAGAAATTAAAAGAGCTGGAATCGCTCTCTAATCATGCAACGGCAAGCCACGTTGATACACCACAATTAACCCTGCTGACAGAAGAAACGTCTCCGGCAGTTGAAGCACTGGAAAATATGAATCCTGATACGCTGACACCACGCCAGGCACTGGAATGGATTTATCGTCTAAAGGATATGGTGTCATCATGAATGGAGCCGCGATAAAGTTAGATCCCAACCTGTTGGCACCCATTTATCAATTTTTACAGTGTGAAACCCCCGATCTATGGGTAGAAAAAGCCCGGCAGCCTGAAAATCTGCCGGTTTTACTGCGCGATCATCTGCTTTGTGAATTGAAAGCCGCTCAAAGCGCGATGTTCTTAATTCGCAAATATGCCGTTGATCCTGAAAGTGCAGATACTTTGTTGGCCTGGTTTCGTCCCTACGAGGACTTTGCCTACAAAAAAAAAATTGGCGATATTCATTCACTGAAAGGAAAAAGTCAGGTCACCAAACAAATTAATGCCCGGGAGAAGTCACCCTATGGCCAGGATCTCATTGATAAAATGGTGCTGTTAATTAAAGAAGAATTGCACCACTTTTATCAAGTGCTGGAAATCATGGATGCCAGGGGATAAGCTATGACAGTATCAACGCCAGCCGTTATGCAAAATCACTGTTCCAGCATATCATTAACCATGAGCCTTATACTCTGGTCGATAAACTGATTATTGGTGCTTATATTGAAGCCCGTTCATGTGAACGTTTTGCAAAACTGGCTCCCCATCTGGATGAAGATTTAGGAAAATTTTATATTTCTCTGCTGCGTTCAGAGGCTCGCCATTATCAGGATTATTTGACACTGGCCCAATCAATATCCAAAGAAAATATTACAGCAAGGGTAAATTATTTCGGTCGAATAGAAGCGGAACTTATTCAATCTCCTGATCAGGATTTTAAATTTCATAGCGGTATTCCCGTTACATAAATGGGGAATGGCTAAATGAAAGATAAAATAAGAATGGAAACCCGAATAAGCTAATTAATAAAAAAGGTGGGGTCCATAAACCCACCTTGGAATTACCACCCAATATAACGTGTTCTTTCTGGACGGATATAAATAATTAAGTCCGGAATAATGATTCTAAATTCAGACCTTGGGTATGCAATATATCTCTGAGACGACGCAACCCTTCAACTTGAATCTGACGCACTCTCTCTCTTGTTAATCCTATTTCCCGTCCAACATCTTCTAATGTTTCTGCTTCGTATCCAAGTAAACCGAAACGACGAGCTAAAACTTCACGCTGTTTCGCGTTCAATTCAAACAACCATTTGACAATGCTTTGTTTCATATCATCATCCTGAATGGTTGTTTCTGGCCCAGAATCATTTTCATCAGACAAAATATCCAATAATGCCTTATCTGAATCACCACTAATTGGCGTATCAACAGAAGTTATGCGTTCGTTCAGCCGCATCATACGGCTGATATCTTCAACAGGTTTATCCAACCTTTCCGCAATTTCTTCAACCGTGGGTTCATGATCCAATTTGTGTGCCAGCTCTCTTGCAGTACGTAAATAGACATTGAGTTCTTTGACTATGTGAATAGGCAGACGAATTGTGCGGGTTTGATTCATAATGGCACGTTCAATTGTTTGACGGATCCACCATGTCGCATAAGTAGAAAAACGAAACCCCCTTTCAGGATCAAATTTTTCCACCGCACGAATAAGCCCAAGGTTCCCTTCTTCAATTAAATCGAGCAGTGCTAATCCACGATTGCTATATCGGCGAGATATTTTGACAACCAACCGTAAATTACTTTCAATCATACGTTGACGCGCAGCAATATCCCCACGCAATGCTCTTCTGGCAAAAAGAACCTCTTCCTCTGCTGTTAACAGAGGTGAGAAACCTATCTCTCCGAGATAAAGCTGTGTTGCATCAAGCATTCTTTGGTTTACACCCTGCAACAAATCCAAATCTTCATCCAGATTGGTGACATCATCCCCGTTTTTCAGCAACGCTTCATCAAAGTCATCAGCTTCCATGCTATTTTCGTCTAAATCCGCATCATCATACAACTCATTAACTTTAAGCGTACTTTGGCTCATTAGCAGCTCCTACCCATGATAATGCGGGCAGGATTTTAGATCCTGCCCTGGTTTATCGCTGCGAAAGATAACGCAGCGGGTTTACGGATTTTCCCTTGTAACGAATTTCAAAGTGCAATCTTACGGAACTTGTTCCGGTACTACCCATAGTGGAGATTTTTTGCCCTGCTTGGACATCCTGCTGCTCACGTACCAACATGGTATCATTGTGGGCATAGGCGCTCAGGTAGTCATCATCATGTTTTATAATTATGAGATTTCCATATCCGCGTAACGCATTTCCAGCATAAACCACTTTCCCGCTGGCAGTTGAAAATACGGGTTGGCCACGACTGCCCGCAATATCAATACCTTTATTTCCTCCCTGAGAATCAGAGAAGCCTTCCAGAACTTTTCCTTCCGCAGGCCATCTCCAGCGGCTCATTGTGCCTGTATTACTGACACTATTTATATCCCTATTTATATCCATATCAGTTGCTGTAGATATTTTTGGAACAGAACTTTCGCTATCAGAAATAGTTACTCTTGGCAACATTTTTCCCGAGCTAGGCCTATCAATATTTGCAGGATACGCATTAATTTTTTGAAAATCAACCTGCTTAATTTTAGATTGGGTACTATTTGATGCTATTAATACACCATTCTTGGAGTTTAGGTTATCCATTCTTAGTACCTGCCCAACATTTAAACTATAAGGCTCTAAAATGTTATTTTTGTCAGCCAGATCACGATAATCACTGCCTGTAATCCAGGCAATATAAAATAATGTATCCCCATGCTTAACCGTATAAGTTCTCCCGTTGTAGCTTCCTTTCGGGATACTTTCATAGTTACGGTTATAGGTAATTCTTCCTTGATGTGCACCAAAATTATCAGCAGAATCCACTGTATGGCGGTTTTCTACAGTACGATTCTCTGACGCACTATTTTTCGAAATTATTTTAGGATAAGACGATATGGGTGTCGAAGTTGATGACGGTCTGGAGAATATTCCTCCATTTTTTTCGTTATTATCAATATTCACTATTGGAGCCGGGCTATTCGGTGTATTACTACAACCAACCAGTACCCCTCCAATAAGTGTATTAATAATTATCCACTTTATTTTTTTCATTGGGTTTCCTAAATTCATACCTTATTCCCCCACAAAGGCAAATATAAGCACTAATAATAATGATGATTTATAAAGAAATTTAGAATCACAAAAGATTTAAAGCGAGGTATTTTGCTTAATTTCAGACAAAATGACAGTCAATTTTAAAAATCACGCTCAAAATAAATCGACAGACTACGCTAGCTCGCCTTGAATTAGAGGTACAAAACGGACAGATTCGATAACGTCACCATGAAAATCATTCCCATGACGATGTACCACTTTTAGTGATTGAAAACGTTCACCAA
This genomic interval carries:
- the rpoS gene encoding RNA polymerase sigma factor RpoS gives rise to the protein MSQSTLKVNELYDDADLDENSMEADDFDEALLKNGDDVTNLDEDLDLLQGVNQRMLDATQLYLGEIGFSPLLTAEEEVLFARRALRGDIAARQRMIESNLRLVVKISRRYSNRGLALLDLIEEGNLGLIRAVEKFDPERGFRFSTYATWWIRQTIERAIMNQTRTIRLPIHIVKELNVYLRTARELAHKLDHEPTVEEIAERLDKPVEDISRMMRLNERITSVDTPISGDSDKALLDILSDENDSGPETTIQDDDMKQSIVKWLFELNAKQREVLARRFGLLGYEAETLEDVGREIGLTRERVRQIQVEGLRRLRDILHTQGLNLESLFRT
- the mutS gene encoding DNA mismatch repair protein MutS — its product is MKESPAKDIDSHTPMMQQYLRLKAQHPDILLLYRMGDFYELFYDDAKKAAKLLDISLTKRGQSAGQPIPMAGVPYHAIENYLAKLVQLGESAALCEQVGDPATSKGPVERKVVRIVTPGTVTDEALLQERHDNLLAAIWHDNQGFGYATLDITSGRFRVSEMTDEDTIAAELQRTRPAELLYPETFGHMALIERCHGLRRRPMWEFELDTARQQLNLQFGTRDLIGFGVEKTTLALRAAGCLLQYVKDTQRTALPHIRGITMERQQETVIMDAATRRNLELTQNLSGGIENTLASVLDQCVTPMGSRMLKRWLHTPIRNQDVLENRQQAISALQEIGYELQPFLRQVGDLERVLARLALRSARPRDLARMRHAFQQLPDIHQIMASSDFPYIQALQQRVGNFDELQTLLENAVVETPPVLVRDGGVIATGYNAELDEWRALADGASDYLDRLEIREREKLGIDTLKVGFNAVHGYYIQVSRGQSHLVPIHYVRRQTLKNAERYIIPELKEYEDKVLTSKGKALAIEKALYEELFDLLLPHLAALQTSAEALAELDVLANLAERAETLNYTCPILTDKVGIQITGGRHPVVEQVLSEPFISNPLTLSLQRRLLIITGPNMGGKSTYMRQTALITLLAYIGSFVPAEKAIIGPVDRIFTRVGASDDLASGRSTFMVEMTETANILHNATEHSLVLMDEIGRGTSTYDGLSLAWACAESLANRIKAMTLFATHYFELTTLPEKLEGVVNIHLDAVEHGDTIAFMHSVQDGAASKSYGLAVASLAGVPRDVIKRARQKLKELESLSNHATASHVDTPQLTLLTEETSPAVEALENMNPDTLTPRQALEWIYRLKDMVSS
- the nlpD gene encoding murein hydrolase activator NlpD, with amino-acid sequence MNLGNPMKKIKWIIINTLIGGVLVGCSNTPNSPAPIVNIDNNEKNGGIFSRPSSTSTPISSYPKIISKNSASENRTVENRHTVDSADNFGAHQGRITYNRNYESIPKGSYNGRTYTVKHGDTLFYIAWITGSDYRDLADKNNILEPYSLNVGQVLRMDNLNSKNGVLIASNSTQSKIKQVDFQKINAYPANIDRPSSGKMLPRVTISDSESSVPKISTATDMDINRDINSVSNTGTMSRWRWPAEGKVLEGFSDSQGGNKGIDIAGSRGQPVFSTASGKVVYAGNALRGYGNLIIIKHDDDYLSAYAHNDTMLVREQQDVQAGQKISTMGSTGTSSVRLHFEIRYKGKSVNPLRYLSQR